A single window of Ostrinia nubilalis chromosome 24, ilOstNubi1.1, whole genome shotgun sequence DNA harbors:
- the LOC135083893 gene encoding peroxiredoxin-2-like yields MSFLVKQLTRRVLAPALSTLKQVNFSTTTAVFTPKVQKPAPDFSATAVVNGEFNNLKLADFAGKYVVLLFYPLDFTFVCPTELIAFSDRAKEFANIGCQVIGISTDSEYSHLAWTNTPRKEGGVGKLDFPLLADYKKTISSDYGVLIDEGIALRGMFIIDKNGILRHMSVNDLPVGRSVEEALRLVKAFQFSDKHGEVCPANWNPETNADTIKPNPKESKEYFQKAN; encoded by the exons ATGTCGTTCTTAGTAAAACAACTTACTCGCAGG GTGCTGGCCCCGGCGCTCTCTACACTCAAACAAGTTAATTTCTCTAcca CAACTGCAGTCTTCACTCCTAAAGTCCAGAAGCCTGCACCAGACTTCTCAGCCACTGCCGTTGTCAACGGTGAATTCAACAATCTCAAACTGGCAGACTTCGCTGGCAAATACGTTGTTTTGCTTTTCTACCCGTTAGATTT CACATTTGTCTGCCCAACGGAGCTAATTGCGTTCAGTGACCGAGCAAAAGAGTTCGCTAACATCGGTTGCCAAGTTATCGGTATCTCCACAGACTCGGAATACAGCCACTTAGCATGGACTAACACCCCCAGGAAG GAAGGTGGAGTGGGCAAATTAGATTTTCCGCTATTAGCTGACTACAAGAAAACCATTTCATCAGACTATGGTGTGCTTATAGATGAGGGGATCGCACTCCGTG GCATGTTCATCATCGACAAAAACGGTATTCTCCGGCATATGTCAGTCAATGACTTACCAGTAGGCCGCTCTGTGGAAGAAGCGCTGAGACTTGTGAAAGCATTCCAGTTCTCTGATAAACATGGAGAAG TTTGCCCAGCTAACTGGAACCCAGAGACAAACGCGGACACAATCAAGCCAAACCCCAAGGAAAGCAAAGAGTACTTCCAGAAAGCAAACTAG